The genome window TCACAGCGATCAGGCGATTGTGGCGACCATTATATCGATGGCACAGAATCTCAAGATGGAAGTGATTGCCGAAGGCATTGAGACGAAAGGCCAACTCGATATTCTGATGCAGAATGACTGCCGGGAGATTCAGGGATATTATTTCAGTCGTCCACTGCCCGCAAGTGAAGTGGAACATGACTTTTTTGTGCCGCTGCGATTGCAGGGGACTGGTTCACCAGCGTTACCTTCCTAATTATGAAATGCCAAGCGGCAAGTTCCCGTGTGTGTTGGGAACTTGCCGCTTTTTTAGTCTTATTTTTTATTAATCATTAATTTCATCCGTGATAAGAACATTTATATTTTCGTTTCCAATAATGATAATCCATAACCTCACATAAACTTGCGGTGATGCTTCTTACCATCATACGTAAACCAGATCGGTTTATCTTCCACACGTGTCTCTACATGTACCGTACGTCCCCAAAGGCGATACAGATAAGGCAGCGTGCGTTCCATGTATTTTAAATCCAGCTCGATGCCCTCATATTGATGTTTCAGTACGAGTTCACCTGTCCGCAGATAGTCAGCATCTTGCACAACCAGATAAGGTGATCCCCCGTTGACACGTGAAAATACGAGCTGATCCCGAATGTTCTCCCAGGACTTGTCGGTGATTTTCCAGTCCGGTCCTTTTTTCTCAAATACGTAGAGGTCGAGATCTTCGGTCAATTGCTTGGTCATGTAATTGCGGATAAAAGAGGTATCGGAATCGAATTCACGTACCTCGAACATTTTGGCACGACCTTGCCCTGGTTTGCGGCCCCAACGTTCCTGTTCTTCACGGGTGGGGTTATCCCAACGCCGTTCAATATCCTCGAAAATCTTCAGTCCCAGATAATACGGATTCAGACTTTGTTTGGATGGCTGCACGACAGAGGAGTTGAGCTTCGCGAATTCAATCGTGTCTTCACTGTTCAGATCGAGTTCACGGATAATGCGTTGATGCCAGTAAGATGCCCAGCCTTCATTCATGATTTTGGTTTCCATCTGTGGCCAGAAATATAACATCTCTTCACGCATCATACTCATGATATCCCGCTGCCAGTCGGTCAATACTTCCGAGAATTCCTGAATAAACCACATGACATCCTTCTCCGGTTCAGGCGGAAAGTGATGAACCTGAATACCTTCGGCGGGTGATTCTTCGGTCTGCACATCATCAAGTGACCAGAGATCATCATAGCGACCTTCCGGCCGGGGTGCTTTCTCACCGCGCTGCTCCCGCATTTTCATCTCCATATAGCGTTGTTTGTCCAAATGGCGGGGTTTAATCAGCTGTGGGTCTACATGCTCCTGAATGGCAATGACAGCATCGATAAATGCTTCAACGGCTTCCGTTCCATACTCCATCTCATAATTACTGATCCGATCGGCCGTAGCGGCCATGCTTTCGACCATATTACGGTTGGATTTGGAGAAGCGGGCATTGTTTTTGAAAAAATCGCAGTGGGCCAGGACGTGGGCTACGATCAATTTGTTCTGAATCAGGGAATTGCCATCCAGCAGGAAGGCATAACAAGGGTTGGAGTTGATGACAAGCTCATAAATTTTGCTGAGTCCAAAATCGTATTGCATTTTCATCTTATGAAAAGTTTTGCCGAAGCTCCAGTGACTGAAACGGGTCGGCATGCCATAAGCTCCAAAGGTATAAATAATATCCGATGGGCAGATTTCGTACCGCATGGGGTAATAATCCAGGCCGAATCCATTGGCAATCTCCATAATCTCGGCAATGGCGTATTCGAGGTCGCGAATCTCATCTGTCATCTAACGCTGCCTCCTTCCCTTTTCTGGAAAAAGCTGCGCAAAGCTTTGTACACTTCGCCTTTTTCTTTGATCACATAATACATGAACTGATCCATCTTGATATGACGGTAAGCTGACATCAGTGTGCTGCTGCGGTTGTACTGATTCACCTCGCCGTACCCAAACATGTTGCTACGCTTCATTAACTCCCCGATCAGCTTCACACACCGTTCGTTATCCGAGGTTAGATTATCCCCGTCAGAGAAGTGGAAAGGGTAGATGTTGTAGCTTGAAGGTGGGTAACGGCTGTCGATAATATCCAACGCCTTCATATATACAGAGGAGCAGATGGTGCCTCCGCTCTCGCCACGGGTAAAGAACTCTTCTTCAGTAACTTCCTTGGCTTCCGTATGATGGGCGAGGAAAACAATCTCGACTTTCTCATACTGACGGCGTAGAAAACGGGTCATCCAGAAGAAAAAGCTGCGCGCGCAATATTTCTCGAACGAACCCATGGACCCGGATGTATCCATCATGGCAATAATAACGGCATTGGATTGTGGAATAATCTTGTCTTCCCATGTCTTGTAGCGCAGGTCATCCGGACTGATATGATGGATGCCCGGCGTACCGGTTGTTGCATTGCGACGCAGATTCTCCAGAATGGTACGTTTCTTGTCAATATTGGACTGCATGCCTTTTTTGCGAATATCGTTGAATACCACCGTATGTGTCTCAATCAAGTCTTTATCTTTCTGCTTCAGATCGGGTAATTCCAGCTCAGCGAAGAGCATATCTTCCAATTCCTCAATACTAACTTCGGCTTCCACAATATCATGGCCCGGCTGATCACCAGCCTTTTCGCCTTTGCCGGGTTTCTGCGAAGCAGAGGGATCACGACCGATGACGTCTCCGACCTGACTGTCACCGTCTCCTTGACCGACATGTTTTTGCTTCTGGTAGTTATACACAAAACGGTACTCATCCAGACTGCGGATTGGTACCTTGATGATTTGTTTTCCATCAGACATGATGATGTTTTCTTCCGTAATCAGATCAGGCAGATTCTGCTTGATGACATCTTTCACCTTTTGCTGATGGCGCTGTTGGTCCTGGTACCCTTTGCGGTGAAGCGACCAATCTTCCTTCGACACGACGAACGAGTAAGGCTGGTGTGAATTTGACATGTAGGCACCCCCCATTGATTACGCGGCACAGTTTGGCCTGTCGGTAATTAAGTATATTCACGGGCGAGGACGATATGTGATGAGAGTGGATATAAAATGATACAATTACACAAGTTCACCTCAGAGGTAAGGTGTGTCGTAAGAACAGAACGGCTCCATTTTTTACATAAACAGTGAACAAGTGTGATATCCTTCCTTTACAATAGGAGAAAGACATCGATCTGGCATCTGATAGAGGTTGTTTAAAAAGTCCACTTTTGATTCTCTAAACACAGACTATAGAGATGCATGAAAAGGAAGGATGTATGTGAATAAAAAGGCGATCAAGGCTTGGATTATGTATGATTGGGCCAACTCGGCATATGCGACAACTGTGCTGGCAGCAGTACTGCCTGTATTCTATGCTTCGGTTGCTGCGGCTACGCTGGATACAGATACGGCCGCATCCTACCTGGCCTATACCCATTCCATTGGCATGTTGTGCGTAGCTCTGCTAACACCGTTGCTTGGCACGCTGGCTGATTTGTCAGGACGAAAGGGCGACTTCCTGCGTGTATTTGCAATCATTGGTGTCCTTGCCACATTGGGATTCAGCGCAATCGGAGAAGGGGACTGGTTACTTGCTTCTGCCTTATTGATCATATCTACGATTGGTTTTGCAGGTGGTAATACCTTTTACGATGCCATGCTGCCGGATCTGGTACCTGTGGAACGAAGAGACATGATATCTTCCAAAGGTTATGCCTATGGTTACATTGGAGGAGGTTTGCTATTTGCAGTGAACATGCTGATGATTCAGCAACCGGGCTGGTTCGGGATGAGCAGTACACTGGCAGGCACAAGACTAGCTTTTATCTCCGTGTCGCTATGGTGGTTATTGTTCTCGATACCAATTTTTCGTCATGCTCCGAAACGGCCAGCATCACCGGATCTGCCCGGCACGTGGAAAGGGTATGCTGCGGTGGGAGTTCGCAGACTGCGGCAAACCTTTCGTCAGATGCGGCGTTTTCCCCAGTTAATCCGCATGCTGGTGGCTTTCTGGTTTTTTAATGACGGCATTAATACCATCATTCTGATGGCTACGATCTACGGGACAAGTATAGGCATAGGTACAGCCGACTTGATGCTGGCGCTACTGTTAACCCAGTTTATCGGTTTCCCTTGCACCTTGTTACTGGGAGCCTGGGCACAGCGCTGGGGAGCGAAGCGGGTATTGATCTTCAGTTTATCTGTATACATATGTATCGTAATTCTCGGTTATTTCATGACACAAGCGATTCACTTCTATATGCTCGCTGGATTGGTTGGTGTCGTGCAGGGTGTAAGTCAATCCACAGCTCGTTCCATGTTCAGCAATCTGATGCCGGCTGGCAGAACAGGTGAGTATTTTGGATTTGTGAATATTACAGGCAAATTCTCTTCGATCTTCGGTCCCTTTGTGTTTGGTTATGTTGGGCAAATAACAGGTTCTACACGTTGGGGAATTCTGTCCCTCATTTTCTTTTTCGTCGCCGGAATTGCAGTATTGTTAAATGTAAACGTACAGAAGGGAATGCAGGATGCTACTTTTGCAGATGAGGAAGAAGGGCGTAAGGGGAGTGTCGGAACTCTGCTGGGCAAAGTTCAAATGTAGGGTCTACTGGTTAGTTTTTTGATAGGTGTCATATCCAACTTCTCGTTGGAATACTCATGGCTTCAGGCGTTGTTCTTCGCAGAACATGTCTGAAGCTTATTCGCATTTGTGCATCGTAATCAAGTGAATCAGGAGAAAGTGCTGAAACGACAGACAGCAGAATACCATGAAAGAGTAACAATTTATGAAAAAGTGAAAATAAAAGATTGACATGATACATTTTGTATCATAGAGTAAAACTATGAATACATACTGTATCTGAGAATTGTCGAATACAACCATGTGTTTTGCTTCATTCCCGTGTAAGATTCCGCCGGAATATTGCAAAATACTGACCAATAGCGTGCATGTTACTCGTTTTGCCAAACACAAAGGTAGAGTCTGGTCTATCCCGGCTACATATTTATACTAATGAACAGAGGAGAGGCTGCCATTGATCGATGCTCAAGGTAACGGACTTGTTTTCTTACTATGTGTTCCCCGCAGTGGTAGTTCCTTATCCACCGTCATGCTGCAAAATCACAGTCGTATATTTGCCACCCAGGAAATGTGGTTTCTGATGAATCTTGTCGATTTGCCCAAGGGCGATTCACGTGCTTATGGTGGTAGCTCCATCGTTCGTCAGTTCTACAATGCCATGGTACCCGAGGATGTCTTCGAAAAGGCGTGCCGAAGTTTTGCTCTCGAGATCTACAATGGATTCCTGGAGGGTAGCGGAGCAGACTTCATCGTAGATAAATCTCCACGGTACTATTACATGCTTGAATGGCTGGATCGTCTGTTCCCTCAGTCCAAGCGCATTCATCTCCAACGTAATCCTCTGGCCATAGCTGCATCATTCAAAAAGGTAAACCGCCACACTGGAGAAGGATTCGATCTGATTCATAGTCTGCAGAGCCCCAAATTAAATATGAAATCCGTGGATCTCACACTTGGGATGCTCCGCTTGAATGATTATTTTGCCGAACCACATTCCAATGCGTATGAGTTGCAATATGAACAATTGGTTTCTAATCCTCAGGAAGAACTTGAGAAACTATGCGCGTTTCTGGGAATTCGATATGAACAGGGTATGGAGCAGTATGGTCAGTTTCTGGACAGTGCGAAGTCTGACATGTTCTACAGTATGGGCGTGGGTGATCCATTCCTCTCTTCGCATCAAGAGGCACATCAGGGTTCTGTTAACAACTGGAAAAACATATTAGAGCCGCGTGAAGTTGAATTGTATTGCCGTGTGATGGGGGCAGATCTGTTCCACCGGATGGGATACAGTGAACAGCTCGCAGAAGCCGAACAATGGACGGGAGTCCATTATGATGCAAGTCCTGATCAAGAGGTTATCGACCGGATCACGCATCAGTTGACAGCAGCGACTGGTTGCCAGTGGCAACCGCAATACCGAATGCAGCCAGCAGATTCTGTCGTTCATGCTCCGCCTGGGACTCCTGATGTCCAAGTTGTCGAAGAACCTGAAAAGACAGACCCTACACTGGCTGCACTGGTCACGATCAGACAACTGCAAGCTGCATTACGGGCGGCAGATCATCGTCTGGAACGGGGATACAGTGAGCGGGAACGCCTGAAAGTTCAGTTGGCTTCTGCTCAAAGCAAAATACAGCGTATCAAATCATGGGTACCATTTGGTCATCAGATCAGCGCCTGGGCTTCACAGCGCAAGATTCTACGGGGAGGAAAGTCATGAGCGCCATAGCGGGAATTGTTCATAACGATGGTCAACAGGCGCTATGGGAAGACAGCTGGCGCTTGTATGCAAGCCTGGGGCATGTGCCTGCGGACACAACAGGAGTGTGGAAAGGCAACGAGGCTTTTCTTAGCTGTCATGCCCAATGGATTACACCGGAATCGGTTAGCGAGAAATTGCCTTTATATGATGAGGAAAGTGGCCTGACGATCACGGCAGATGCCATTCTGGATAATCGGGAACAACTGGCAGATCAATTACAGATATCCAGAGCTGAACTGGCTATGTTGGCTGATAGTGAACTGATCTTGCGTGCCTATCAGCGCTGGGGAGACGATGTAGCTGTCCGATTGCTGGGGGATTTTGTATTCGCCATATGGGATGAGCGGAATCGCAAATTGTATGCAGCGAGAGACATTACAGGCATGAGAGCTTTCTATTACCGACACGATGGTTCACGATTTGCTTTCTGCACACTCATGAATCCGTTGCTCGGGATTGAAGGGGTACATAAAGAACTTGATGAGACCTGGCTATCTGAGTTTCTTGCCATTCCCGACATGCATGATTCAGCAGATATCAATTCGACCGTATATCGGGGGATAAGCCAACTGCCTTCTGCACATACACTTGTCTTCCGTGAAGGCAGGCTGGAGCTGAAGCAATATCATCGTTGGGATGAAGTGGAACCTCTACGGCTCAAATCCGACGGTGAATATGTAGAAGCGTTCCGAGAGGTATTCGCTCAGGCAGTCGGATCACGATTGCGAACGCACAGGCAGGTGGCTGCCGCATTAAGTGGAGGACTGGACTCGGGGGCCGTGGTAGGTTTTGCTTCCGGAACACTGAGAAGTCAGGGCAAACGCCTGCATGCCTATAGTTATGTTCCCGTACCGGATTTCACTGATTATACGTCAAAAACGTTGCTAGCCGATGAGAGGCCCTTCATACGTTCCACGATTAATCACGTCGGCAATATTACGGAGAACTACCTTGATTTTGAAGGCAGAAGCCCACTTAGTGAAATAGATACGTGGCTCGACATTATGGAAATGCCCTATAAATACTTTGAAAATTCATTCTGGATTCGCGGATTCTATGAAAAAGCAAGCCAGCAAGATGCAGGTATTCTGCTCACAGGCGCACGTGGTAATTTCACCATCTCCTGGGGGCCGGCTCTGGATTATTACGCCAGTCTGCTGAAAAGTGGCCGCTGGTACCGCTGGTTCCGTGAGATGCAGCAGTATAGTGAACGGACCGGCATGCCCTTCTCCCGTATAGCCAAGATTACGGGGCGAAAGGCATATCCGGAATGGTTCAAGGCTCAGTCCAAGGGAGCAAGCAAGGCCGCATCTGTACAATTGATCCATCCTGATTTTGCGCAAAGAACGGGTGTGCTGGAACGACTCAAATCCATTATTGTTCGTCAAGGCGGTGCGCAGGCGGATGCACTCAAGGTTCGTGCCGAGAAATTCAATAACCTGGCCATTGCGAATAAAAATGGTGCCGTAGCCACAAAATGTTCTCTCCGTTATCGGGCTTGGGAACGTGACCCGACCAGTGACATCAGGGTTATTCGATTCTGTCTGTCTGTACCGATTGAACAATATGTGAAGCACGGAACGGATCGTTCATTGATTCGCCGGGCGACTTCACCCGAGTTGCCCGACAAGGTCAGACTGAATCAGCGTGTACGGGGGGTACAACCGGCGGATTGGCTACATCGCATCATTCCAAATTGGGAGTCGTTTACGGCCGAGTTGCGTGAGTTGTGTTCTGACAGCAAGGTCGCTGGCATATTAAACACGGAGCGCATCCAATCTGCCCTGGCCAATTTTCCGAGTCCGAGACCGGAGCTCGCTTCACATCCGGATCTGCGATTGATGATGCATAGTCTGATCGTGTACCGCTTTATTCGCAAATTTTGACCATGTTCACATGAAGGGAGGTGAAAACAATGCAAAACGAAAAGAAAGAATGGCAAGCTCCAGCTCTTGAAGTGTTGGAAGTCAATCAAACGATGGCCGGTACTGGCTACAGACAAATTGACTGGGTAACTGATCACGATGCTGATCTGTACGATCCAACTTCCTAAGTTGTTAAGTTATTAAGTTTTAACCAGCGTCATCATACTTAAAGGGCGGAAATGGAACCAATCCAGATTTCGCCTCCGCCCTTATATTGAGCAACATGAATATAAGGGCTTTTTTTACATTTAATCACGAAGGAGGCGTCGTTCATTGTTGCTTGTGCATTATGTAGCGTATGGTCTGCGCTGGTCGAGCCAAATTCGAATGCCTGAACTTCAGATTGCACCCAAGCATGCCGAGACGGATTGGGATGTAGCGGATGTACACATCGAGTCTTCAGATTTGACCCCATTGTGGGAGGACTGGGATGTAGGCAACGACAACTTTGTGGCACGAGAGGGCAGCCTTTTTTTCAAAATCGAAGATACAGGTCTGTTTCTAATAGAGCAAGGAAAGCGCATTGTCGTGTCCCCTATATCGGGTGCAGATGAGAAAAAGGTCAGATTATTCATTCTGGGCACGTGTATGGCGGTCATAATGATGCAGCGTGGCATTCTTCCATTGCATGGCAGTGCAGTGGTTATTGATGGTTGGGCTTACGCATTTGTCGGACATTCGGGAGCAGGCAAATCAACACTCTCGGCCGCCCTGGCATCACGCGGATATCCGCTTCTCACCGATGATGTCGTTGCACTCACCTGGGGTGCCGGGGGAAGAGCCATCGTATCGCCTGGTTATCCACAACAAAAATTGTGGCAGCCCAGTCTGGATGGTTTCGGCATGAAGGAACAGGATTATGCAACGGTTCACGCGGAGATTACGAAGTATGCGATACCTGTTCAGCACTATTTTCATGAGATGGCCGTACCACTAGGCGGAATCTTCGAACTTGCTCCACAACCGGAGGCAAACTATTCGTCCGTTCAACTGGTTGAAGTGAAGGGGCTGGAACGATTGCATCTCTTATGCTCGCATACGTTCCGTGGTGGACTCGTTGCAAGACAGGGATTGGCACAGTGGCTGTTTGAGACGGCTTCAAGACTTTCAGCGAGTGTAGAGATTGGCAGATTGGTCAGAACGGGTGCTGAGTTTACAGCGTTTGAGATGGTAGATCGGATTACAGATCATATACGTAAAGGAGTGCACACAGGATAATGACAGCGACTACGCCGATGAATGTGGAAGACCGGGTAACCCGGAAGGAAGGCAATCTGGTGAGTGACATGGGCAGTGAGAAAGTCATGATGAGCATTAGCTCTGGAAAATACTATAATCTCGGAAGTACCGGAGGACGAATCTGGGATCTGATCGCAGAAGAACGCACGCTGGGTGAAGTTGTAGACGTACTCGCTGCGGAGTATGAGATTGAGCCGGATATATGTCGTGAGCAGGTAGTGCAGTTCCTGGAACATTTGTCCCGTGAAGGTCTGATCGACGTTACTCGCGGAGTGTAGCATGATGTTGCAAAAAATAAAGGCTTATCTCTCGCTCCCCCGGGCGATGCGTCGACTGATATGGGAGGCCTATCTCTTCCTTGGCTGGGCGCGCATACAGAAGGCTATGCCATTCGCCAAAATCGCCCCAGGTCTGGGTACACCCATGGTTGAAACGCCGATGACAGGAATTGATCGCAGCGAGGTCATCGCTATCCGGAATATTTCCAAAGCGATTTCGCTTGCTAGTAAATATACGTTATGGGAAAGCCGCTGCCTTGTAATGGCGATTGCCGGGATGAAGATGCTTGAGCGACGCAAGATAGAGAGTACGTTATACATGGGGACTGCGCGGAATAAGCAAGGACATATGATGGCTCATGCCTGGCTGCGAAGTGGTAAATTGATCGTGACCGGAGCTGATACTATGGACCAATATACGGTTGTCGGCGTGTTTGGCAAACGGTGTCCGGAGAAGGGATCTGGGGAGATTGTCTATGATACATGAAAGTGAACTCTATTCATCAGGGTTTCCGAAGGAACTTAAGCTGATTTTGAGCATCATTAGAGGTGATCTGACGGCTCTATCCCCTGAAGAACTCAAGGTGGGTTTACAAGGAACGGATTGGCAGCTCTTTCTGCGGCTGGTCTATCATCACCGCTTATACTCTGTCCTTTATTTGAAAATGAAAGAATTGAACACTGCGATCATTCCAGCAGATGTTATGGAGAGCTTGAGACAACAATACACGGCCAATACGTTCCGCATGTTACATCTGACAGCTGAAATGGAACAGGTGTGTGGAGCTTTCCGTGAACACGGCATCCGTAATATTACGCTGAAGGGGCCTGCGCTGGCCCATGATCTATATGGTGATGTATCCATGCGAACCTCCAAAGACCTGGATATTCTGATTCCGTTCGATGATGTGGAAGCGGCTGAAGGCATTCTGGCTACCCTTGGTTACGTATCCAAGGAAGGGGAGCGGGCACCTACGGTTCGCAGCTGGAAATGGCGGGAACATCATATCTGTTACATCCATCCGGTCAAAAGGACTCAAGTGGAGATTCATTGGCGTTTGAACCCGGATTCGGGCAAAGAAACCGATTTTGAATTGTTGTGGAAACGGAGCCGGTTCAGTTCATACACACAGACACCTGTTCGTATGCTTGAACAAGAAGATCTCTGGGCTTATTTGGTAACCCATGGAGCACGTCATGGCTGGTTCAGACTGCGTTGGTTGCTGGATATCGATCAGATGATTCGAAGCATGCCACTCGATGTGAAAAAAGTAGAACGGCGTCTGAAAGCGGAGGGACGTTTGTCCATTGGTTCACAGGCTCTTCACTTGGCATCAGATCTGCTCAACACGCCACTGGATACCGAGTATAGGTCCTTGATGTCCTTGAGTGATCGTACAGGCAAACGATTAGCGAGTAAAGGCGCAGAGTTCATGAATGATATGCTGGAAAGTCCGGCTGATATGAAATCGTATCCGTCGTATCTGTTTAAACTCCGAAGTACGAAACAGAAGTGGTTTTTCTTTATTGAGCGGTTATATCCAAGTACATGGGATGTGGATCAACTGCCGCTTCCGCGTTCTTTGTTTTTTCTGTACTTTCCGTTACGTCCGTTTCTCTGGTTCTGGCGGCGAATTAAAAGGTATACGGTCACGGAGAGGGGTAAAGTATGATCTCGGAATTAGGGTATTTTATGCGAAAGCTGCATCATGTCACGGGGCCCATTTTATATTGGAATCTGCTAGGGATGATCTGTATCAGTCTCATGGAAGGGATCGGGATCTACATGCTTGTTCCGATGTTGAGTCTGATCGGTATATTTGAGATGGGCTCCGCTGGGTTGAACATTCCCTGGATTGGACAAATGTTGAATCGTTTTTCTGAGAATGGCCAATTATTACTCGTATTGTTCACCTTTGTATTGATTGTCTCCGGACAGGCCTGGATGCAGCGTCTTCAGACGATCCGTAATACTCGAATCCAGCAGCAATTTGTACGAACGCTGCGCATGGAAACCTATGGTGCCATTATTATGGCGCAGTGGTCATTTTTTCTCCAAAAACGAAAATCCGATTTTAACCATATATTAACGACTGAGCTTGCACGTGTCAGCCAAGGCACAGGCATTGTACTGCAAATGACAGCCTCCCTGATCTTTACGGGCATACAGATTGGTCTGGCTTTCTGGTTGTCTGCGAAATTGACAGCACTTGTATTGGTCTGTGGATTGCTGCTCTTTATGGTCTTGAGAAAATTCGTCAAGCGAGCCAAACAGATCGGGGATCAGACTTCTGAATTCTCGCAAAGTTATTATAATGGCATAACCGAGCATTTTAACGGAATTAAGGATATTAAGAGCAACATGCTTGAGCGATCACACATGAATTGGTTCGAGCGTATGTGCAGACAGATTGAACGCAATGTCATTCAATTTAGCCAATTGAATAGTGGAACACAGCTGATTCATCGGATGTCTGCGGCGATCATTATTGCGGCATTCATTTATCTTTCTCTTCGTGTAATGACGGTGCCACCTGCAAGTCTGCTGCTCATCATCCTTATTTTTTCCCGCTTATGGCCTAGATTTACAGCGATTCAGTCCAATCTGGAGTACATCAGCTCCATGCTGCCTGCGTTCCGAGTGGTAAGAGAAATGCAAGCTCAGACGGCGAAAAGTCGTGAGATTAGTGAAGAAGTGGCTTCAGCGGGAGAGACGGGGTCTCATGTGATTCAACCCATGGTATTTCAAGAATCGATCACATGTGAGGTTGTCTGTTATCGTTATGAGGGAAGTGATACGTACTCCTTGAGGAATGTGCAGGCTTCGATTCCCGCAAGTGGCATGACCGCGATTGTGGGTAAATCTGGAGCAGGCAAGAGCACACTAATCGATCTGATTATGGGTCTTGTAAGGCCAGAGAGCGGTCGTATTCTGATTGACGGTGTTCCTCTGTCAGAAGAGCGTTTATTGAGTTGGAGAAGTTCTATCGGATATGTCTCCCAGGACCCCTTCCTGTTTCATACCAGTATTCGTGAGAATCTGCGTCTGGTGGATCCCAATGCAAGTGAAGAACAGATGTGGCAGGCTTTGCAGTTTTCCTCCTCTGCGGCTTTTGTACGGAAGCTGCCTCAGGGTCTGGATACGATTATTGGTGATCGAGGTATTCGTCTATCCGGTGGCGAACGTCAGCGATTGGTGCTTGCCCGGGCCATGCTGAGGAATCCTTCGGTATTGGTACTGGATGAAGCAACAAGTGCGCTCGATAGTGAGAATGAACAGTATATTCATGAGGCGCTGGAACGACTGAAAGGACATGTGACCATTATCGTGATTGCACACCGATTGTCTACGATTCGGACAGCGGATCGTGTCATTGTGCTCGATGAAGGTCGGGTGATTCAAGAGGGCGGGTACCAGCAGTTATCTACTGATCCGGTAGGCACGTTCAGCAAACTTCTGAATATGCAAGCGGGTGTTGTAGGACAGTAAGTAAGTTTTTCTGTATATTCGTTTATCGAAGGATAACCAGCAATTATTATGTTAAAAGGCGCGCCACTGCGGGCGCGCCTTTCATGTAAGTGGGCTAGTATAATGACAAGGATTAATGAACAAGTGCTGTATTGGAAGGGATCGGAAGCTGAAGAGTGCCGATCTGCTTCAAATGTTGTACAATCTCTTGCACGGCTTCCTCAATGGACGATTGCTCTGTATCGATGATGAATGAAGGAGATTTTGGTACATCATAGGGGGCCGAAATGCCTGTGAAATGCGGGATATCACCGTTGCGTGCTTTTTTGTAAAGACCCTTGGGATCACGCCGCTCACATTCTTGAATTGAACAGCGCACATAGATTTCAATAAAATCATCGGGTTCAAATAACTGTCTGACCATCTCCCGATCCTGTGCATCTGGAGAGATAAAGGCTGAAAGGACAAACAACCCGGCATCTACCATTAACTTGGACACTTCGCCAATACGCCGCAAATTTTCTTGACGATCCCCTGTTGT of Paenibacillus sp. FSL R5-0517 contains these proteins:
- a CDS encoding asparagine synthase-related protein; this encodes MSAIAGIVHNDGQQALWEDSWRLYASLGHVPADTTGVWKGNEAFLSCHAQWITPESVSEKLPLYDEESGLTITADAILDNREQLADQLQISRAELAMLADSELILRAYQRWGDDVAVRLLGDFVFAIWDERNRKLYAARDITGMRAFYYRHDGSRFAFCTLMNPLLGIEGVHKELDETWLSEFLAIPDMHDSADINSTVYRGISQLPSAHTLVFREGRLELKQYHRWDEVEPLRLKSDGEYVEAFREVFAQAVGSRLRTHRQVAAALSGGLDSGAVVGFASGTLRSQGKRLHAYSYVPVPDFTDYTSKTLLADERPFIRSTINHVGNITENYLDFEGRSPLSEIDTWLDIMEMPYKYFENSFWIRGFYEKASQQDAGILLTGARGNFTISWGPALDYYASLLKSGRWYRWFREMQQYSERTGMPFSRIAKITGRKAYPEWFKAQSKGASKAASVQLIHPDFAQRTGVLERLKSIIVRQGGAQADALKVRAEKFNNLAIANKNGAVATKCSLRYRAWERDPTSDIRVIRFCLSVPIEQYVKHGTDRSLIRRATSPELPDKVRLNQRVRGVQPADWLHRIIPNWESFTAELRELCSDSKVAGILNTERIQSALANFPSPRPELASHPDLRLMMHSLIVYRFIRKF
- a CDS encoding paeninodin family lasso peptide, translated to MQNEKKEWQAPALEVLEVNQTMAGTGYRQIDWVTDHDADLYDPTS
- a CDS encoding aldolase codes for the protein MLLVHYVAYGLRWSSQIRMPELQIAPKHAETDWDVADVHIESSDLTPLWEDWDVGNDNFVAREGSLFFKIEDTGLFLIEQGKRIVVSPISGADEKKVRLFILGTCMAVIMMQRGILPLHGSAVVIDGWAYAFVGHSGAGKSTLSAALASRGYPLLTDDVVALTWGAGGRAIVSPGYPQQKLWQPSLDGFGMKEQDYATVHAEITKYAIPVQHYFHEMAVPLGGIFELAPQPEANYSSVQLVEVKGLERLHLLCSHTFRGGLVARQGLAQWLFETASRLSASVEIGRLVRTGAEFTAFEMVDRITDHIRKGVHTG
- a CDS encoding lasso peptide biosynthesis PqqD family chaperone; the protein is MTATTPMNVEDRVTRKEGNLVSDMGSEKVMMSISSGKYYNLGSTGGRIWDLIAEERTLGEVVDVLAAEYEIEPDICREQVVQFLEHLSREGLIDVTRGV
- a CDS encoding lasso peptide biosynthesis B2 protein translates to MLQKIKAYLSLPRAMRRLIWEAYLFLGWARIQKAMPFAKIAPGLGTPMVETPMTGIDRSEVIAIRNISKAISLASKYTLWESRCLVMAIAGMKMLERRKIESTLYMGTARNKQGHMMAHAWLRSGKLIVTGADTMDQYTVVGVFGKRCPEKGSGEIVYDT
- a CDS encoding nucleotidyltransferase family protein: MIHESELYSSGFPKELKLILSIIRGDLTALSPEELKVGLQGTDWQLFLRLVYHHRLYSVLYLKMKELNTAIIPADVMESLRQQYTANTFRMLHLTAEMEQVCGAFREHGIRNITLKGPALAHDLYGDVSMRTSKDLDILIPFDDVEAAEGILATLGYVSKEGERAPTVRSWKWREHHICYIHPVKRTQVEIHWRLNPDSGKETDFELLWKRSRFSSYTQTPVRMLEQEDLWAYLVTHGARHGWFRLRWLLDIDQMIRSMPLDVKKVERRLKAEGRLSIGSQALHLASDLLNTPLDTEYRSLMSLSDRTGKRLASKGAEFMNDMLESPADMKSYPSYLFKLRSTKQKWFFFIERLYPSTWDVDQLPLPRSLFFLYFPLRPFLWFWRRIKRYTVTERGKV